Below is a genomic region from Spirosoma radiotolerans.
CACCTGCCCGGCAAGTTTCGAGAAAGGCGCCCGTTCCACAACCCACATCTAAAATCTTCCCTGGCTTTCCATTCAGCTGGTTGACCAGATTCAGCTTTGATCGTAATGTGTAGTTTCTTACCAACCGATAAGCCGTATTAATCAATCCACCACTATTATCGTTGTGCGATACATATTGATCAGATTTGTAATAGGCTCCTATTGACTGCTCATTCGGGCGAGGATTGGTTAAGCGAAAGGTGCATTTTTGACACTGCTGGATGGAGAAATTTTGATTACTGACGAGGTAATCTTCGCAAGTTAAGTACGAACTGAATGTGCTGTTGCCACATACGGGGCATTGATCTACGGTTTCCAAAGCAGGTTTCAAAAATGAGTGAATACAAAAAAGCTCTGATGGCTTATCCTAAAATAAACAACCAGAGCTGATAAAATTAACGGCCCATGTAGACCAGTAATATCGATACGTCGGAAGGACTTACTCCGCTAATGCGGGATGCCTGGCCAATTGTTGATGGCCGTAAACGTTTAAGTTTTTCTTTACCTTCAAACGAAAGCGCTTTTAACTGGTCATAATCAAAGTTTGAATTAATGGATAAATTCTCCCATTTATCTAACTTTTCGGCATTCTGTTTCTCTCGGTTTAGGTAGTCTTCATATTTTATTTCGATGACCGTTTGTTCAATAATCTCCTCCCCTACCCCACTTGGCATTTCGGGAATTGATTTTAAAATGTTTATTACATCCACCTGATCAATTTCTGGACGTTTTAGGAGCGTGTACAAACTGCTCTTTTCACGGAGTGGTGCACTTCCTTTTGATTCAAGGAATTCGTTAATTGACTCTGGCTTTATCTTCGCTAATCGAATAGCTTCGGTTAATTCGGCGACTCCATTTCGTTTCTTAACCATCGAATCATACCGTTCCTGCGAAGCCAAACCAATGGCGTATCCTTTCTCGGTAAGCCTTAAGTCCGCATTATCCTGTCTGAGTAATGTGCGATATTCGGCTCTTGAGGTAAACATTCGGTATGGCTCTTCCGTCCCTTTTGTAATCAGATCATCAATTAAAACACCTATATAGCCTTCAGAACGTTTGATTGTAAATTCTGCTTCTTCGTTCGAATTTCTATGGGCGTTTATGCCTGCCATTAGTCCTTGGCATGCAGCTTCTTCATAACCTGTGGTCCCGTTTATCTGACCAGCAAAGAAAAGATTAGCTACCAACTGCGTTTCAAGCGTAGGCTTCAACTGCGTCGGTGGGAAGAAATCATACTCAACAGCATAGCCCGGACGGAACATACGGACATTTTCGAAACCCTGAATTTTACGCAAAGCGTTGTATTGAACGGTCTCTGGTAAAGAGGTTGAAAAGCCATTTACATAGACTTCCACTGTATCCCACCCTTCCGGTTCCACGAAAATTTGGTGACGATCCTTATCCGCAAACCGGTTAATTTTGTCTTCTACCGATGGACAATACCGTGGACCTAGCCCTTTGATTCGACCCGTAAACATTGGCGATTTGTCGAAGCCGGTCTTTAGTTCATCATGAACAGCCTGATTGGTATAAGTTATCCAGCAACTTCGTTGCTTGGTTAAAGTAGGTGTATTCAGATATGAAAACTTACCTGGGTTTTCATCCCCCAGTTGTTCCTCCATTAATGTGTAATTAAGACTTCGTCCATCTACGCGTGGTGGGGTACCGGTTTTCATCCGCCCAGACTCAAAGCCAAGTTGAATAAGCTGTTCGGTTAATCCAGTGGATGAACGTTCGGCGGTTCGGCCGCCACCAAATACTTTTTCACCGATAAACATCTGGCCGTTTAGGAATGTCCCGTTGGTCAATACAACCGCTTTCGCAAAAAACTCGACGCCCAGGTTTGTTTTTACGCCTGTAACACGGCCGTCTTTTACGACTACTTCGTTGACAGAATCCTGCCAGAAATCTACATTTTTATTTTCTTCGAGTGCTTTGCGCCACTCCCAGGCGAATACATTTCGATCACTTTGGCAACGTGGACTCCACATGGCGGGGCCTTTTGAGCGATTTAGCATTCTGAATTGGATCATGCTTTTATCGCTGATTATTCCCGAAAGGCCACCTAAAGCATCTATCTCACGCACAATTTGCCCTTTAGCAACGCCACCCATTGCTGGATTGCAAGACATTTGTGCAATCGTCTGCATGTTCATTGTAATGAGTAACACCTTTGAGCCCATACTTGCGGCAGCATTAGCTGCTTCGCATCCGGCATGTCCAGCCCCCACTACAATGACATCGTATGATGAATACATTTCTTATATTTTTTGAAAAATGTTTCACGTGGAAACTTTTCACAAAATTGTTGAAAGTTGTTGAAAAGGTAAAACGTGACTTGTACAGAATAATTAGCCAACAAAAAACCGCTGGCCTTAGTGCAAAGTCAGCGGTTTTAAACAAAAGATAAAAACTACTTACTCACCTTCTGCAAATATTGGTTTGCCTCTTTTTTATAGAAAAGGTTATAATTCGGTGTAACCGAACGAAGAACTTCAACCTGTTTCGTTTTTTGCTGGAAATTTGTCGAATCAAAGAAAGCTGGCGTACTACGCTTGGTCGACTTAGCCGCTTCCGCTTGACGCTTAGGGTCTTCCTCCTGCTGTTTCAACGCCTTTTCAGATTCCAATAAACGAGTTAGGATTTCATTTTGCCTATTAATAGTCGTTGGATTAACTCGTTTGTTAACTAAATCAGTTTCTGTCTCATCCATCTTTTCCATAAGCTCTTTAACTTGCTTTTCTTGCTGTTTGCCAGCTTCCGTTCCCTTTGCATTTTCTTCTAATTTTTTCAGCATTTGCCGAATCATGGCCTGTTCAGCCGCCATCTGAGAAAGCTCCTCAGATAAACCCCTCCCCGACTTTCCTCCCTTTTGCATTTGCTGCATTTTGGCGTTCAACTGTTTTTGCATCTCGCCCATACCGCTTGGGTTCTGACCTTTCTTACCGCCTTTGCCTTTGCCTGGCATCGCCATCGCATTCATCTGCTGTTGCATATTTTTGAGCACATCACTGAGCATAAGCGCAAGGTTATTGATGGAAGTCATTGCAAATTGTTGCTTGGATGAAGCCATACTTAACCGACGATCTCGTAGCTGCTGAACGCTTTCATCCATATAAAACTTCATGTTTGTTAGCTCACGAGTAACAAACGATTGAATCTGAACCACCCGGCTAGCTAAAGCATTTAAGCTATCCTCAATAATTTTAGCATCATCCTGTAATTTCAGCTGCTCTTGTGAAAGCTTTGTTACCCGTGGATCCTGCAGGCTCATTCCACGAAAATCTTTCATAACGCGTTCCTGACCAAAAGACAGCGTAATTAAGTTATCAAGGATGTTGCGAAGATCATCCATATTCTCCTGCATTTCTTCCATCTCTGAGGATTGCATGGATTCTTTCATCGCTTTACTCATTGCTTTCATGGCCTTCGCTGACTTTTTCTGCTTTGAAGAAGCTTGTTTACCCTGATTACTCTTCATATTCTTCATCGCTTCTTCCATGTCCTTCTCTATCTCCTGCTGCTCCTTTTCGGATGATTCAGGCTTATTGAGCTCATCTTTTTCGGCCTGCTTTTCTATCTCCTTCAGTTGCTCTTCAGTGTTTTTAAAATCTTCCTGAGACTTCTCTTGTTGCTTTTGCTGCTCTTCAGACGTCTCATTTTTCTTCTCATTCTGCTCTGCTTGCTTCTCTAATTGCTCTGCTTGCTTTTCCAGATTCTCTGCAATGTTATTGACCTTTTGCTCCAGTTGCATTTGCTTGAAAAGTTTGAGCGCACGATCTAAATCTCGCTCCATATTCTTCTCTTTCCGGGTCAACCGGTCGAGCATATCAGATGCTTTCTCATCTTGTTTGCGCTCCAGAAGCTGCTTCAGTTGTTCGTACAATTGCTTTGATTCTGGATCGAGTAGATCCTTGAAAAGCTTTTGTAATTGCTCCATCTTGTCCTGCATGGCTTGGTTTTTTTCGGCAAACCGTTGCTGCGTATCGTTCGTTTTCTGCATTTGTTCCTGCAGTTTCTGAACTTCTTTCATCAACTCCTCGCGCTTCTGCAAGATATCCTGAAGTTGTTTTTTGTCCTGAAAATCGGATGACTTCTTTGTTCTCATCCGGTCTTCCATCGTTTGAAGTTCTTTCTTGATAGCCTGTGTTTTACTCAGCGCATTATCAATTTGCTCCTCTGTCTTCTCGGCTGATTTGTCAACTTGCTTCTGTATTTCTGCGTTGGAAGGAACCGTAAAATTCAACTGGTTAGACCGACTGGACTTCGCTCCATTTACGCCATCGTTGTCCCACACCTGAACATAGTATTCCAGCTTATCTTCCTGGCCCAGCTTTAAGCTATCGAGCGACCAATTGTAGACGAAGTTTTGCGAGGTGGTCGATTTATTGATAGGAATATCCTTTGTATACAACGGTGAAGGCTTACCATTACGACTGATTTTGTAATTCAATCGTAGTTTAGAAAAGCCGTAATCATCAGAAACAAGACCAGAAAGTGCTATATAATTATAGGTCACTGTATCCTGAATGCGATCCACCGAAATCTGTGGGTACCGGTCCGGAATAACCTGTACATTATACTGAATGGTAGAAGGAGACGCTACCTGACCATTTTTTAAGGATACCGTGTATCCCGCATTCTGCATCAGTTTCCGGTTTAGAACGAATGTATTGTCGTCGATCAACCGTGCTGCGGTTGGCTTAGCATCGGTATTAAATCGGAACAAGAGAGAATCGGTATGATCAGCAGCAAATTCCCAATTCACAATAGTTCCCTGGGGCACGAGCAAATTTCCAACATTAGAAAGCTGTTCAGACGGCTTGTTTAAATACCCTGGATAGTCAAGTTTCACATTAAACGAGAGAACAGACGGACGATCTAGAAGGGCAACTTTATACTCGGGAGAATTATACCCAGAAGCCTCCAGATGAAAATCTAAATCACGCTGTAGATTGTCGAAGTTGTAAGTAAACTGATTGCCTGACTGCTCTAATTTGAAGCGAGTTCCGTTAGCTACAACATATACGGCCTGAGGTATCACATCGCCTGCCAATTTCACGGATAATGGAAAATCTTCATTCCTGAAGGCCTTCATCGTTTTGTTCTGGATTATGAACTGGAAAGGGGCTTCCTCTACAAATTCTTTATTATAATTGACCAGCCGGGTTGATGATTTTGCAAAAAAGGACGGGTTCAAAACCAAGATCAATAGAATCAGCGCCAATGGTGGTATGGCATATTTCAGAAACTGCCGGTTACGGCTTATCTGAATAGCGTTGGCAAATCGATTGATCAATAGCTGTTGTGAACGTTGATCCAGGCTAGCCTGCAGCAAATCACTCTGGTCTGTTGAGATGCGCTGAAGCTGGAGTGTGTTGAGCAGCTTATCCCCTACTTCGGGAAAGAAGGTACCAATTTGGCGAGCTGCTTCGTCATTCGATAAAGGCTTACTCAGCCCGTATAAATTCAGCAATGGCCGGATAATAAGCAGATAAAGGCCTACAATGACGGTAAGCAGAAAACCAAAAAATAAGGCCCCACGTCCAATGGAATTAAACCGACCGACGAATTCAGCCGTGTTTATAAATAAATAGCCACTACCCAATAAGGCAATAAAGAATAAACTACCCTTTACCAGCTGATTCTGAAAATAGCGTTTTTTATACTCATCGATGCGTTGAAGCAGCGTGGAATAAGAAGTTGAGGATTGCATAAAAATTCAGATTGAGTAGTTAAACTAATAGGGACTCGAAATACTGAATAACCTGTTTTTTTAGAAAATTTTCTTGTGCTAATAAATCCCCGTGTGGTATGGGTTTTGCCAATGTCCATTGTGGCCAGCCATCCTTATCAAGCCCATCAAATGTATAGTACCCATCTGAGCTCAATACCCGGCAAACCGCTATATGCATTAGGTCTTGTTTAGCTTCTTTAGAAAAGCGCCTAGGCCCCGTACCTAACTCCTGAACTCCTATTAAAAAAAGAACGGCATTAAGATCGGCAGGCCTTTTGCCTACGAGGGTTTGCAACTGGTCGAGTAGCTCCTCCCACGATTTATCTATACTATTTTCGTTCACGGCGCTCATAAATTTATTCTTCTCTCTAAATTACAACGTTTTATCTTATCTAACGAATGCATTCCATGATTCGGATTATTCGTGCGCTTCTAGCTGATTTTGCTGATCTTCTGTTCCCTACTCTTTGCTTAGGGTGTACCAACTCACTAGGGACAAATGAAAAGATTCTCTGTACAAAATGTCGGATAAGTTTGCCAGAAACAAACCAGCATAAGGAACCCTACGACCTAAATCTCCTCAATAAGTTTGCCGGAAAAGTACCGGTACGTTTTTTAGCGTCTTATGTGTATTTTAGTAAAGGAGGAATTGTCCAGAAACTCATTCATGCTATAAAGTATAAGGGACAAAAAGAGGTAGCCAAAGAAGTAGCAGGTTGGTATGGGTATCAGTTAAAATCGGAAACAACGCTTATAAATGAAATAGACGTATTAATTGGCGTTCCGTTGCATAAAAGCCGTTTTCAACAACGGGGTTATAATCAGGCCGACTGTATCGCTGAAGGCCTCTCTGAAGCTCTTAACATACCAATGCGAACAGATGTTCTGATTCGTAACCGTTTCAAAGAATCACAAACTCGTAAGAATAGACTAGAACGTTGGGAAAACGTGAAAACCGTATTTTCGGTCCAGAATGAACATGAAATTCAATATAAACATGTGGCTATCGTTGACGATGTATTAACCACGGGAGCCACATTGGAAGCTTGCGCTGTTGAGCTTTTACAAGCTGGCTGTAAATCCGTTAGTGTATTAACCCTGGCAGCAGCCCATAGATGATAATTTGTTGAATATCAATTATTTGTATAAAATAAGGCGGTCACTCATCTCTGAATGACCGCCTTATTTATGTTATTAAATTAATTCTATTTGTTTCGGCCAACACCGATCATGGCGCAACGGAAACCGATCATAGCCGTTGCTGAATCCTGATCCAGGAACCGGCGTGTACCAGGCGATAACCAGTAAGCAACATCATTCCAGGAACCACCTTTATATACCCGAAGCTTATCGTCAATTAATGACTGTTTGTTTTTGGTATCGTAGTTCTTCGATTCATCCAGATAACCATTCCGACGAATCGGGTTCAGGTCATTTACGTCCTGGTAAGACAGCGGACGATAAACATCATATACCCATTCATTTACGTTACCGGCCATATTGTATAAACCGAAGTCATTGGCTGGGTATGAATAAATCTCAGCCGTGATAATAGCCCCATCATTTGAGCGGCCAGCAATACCGGCATAGTCACCACGACCACGTTTAAAGTTAGCCAGCATCTGGCCCTGTTTCCGCCCTTTCTTGGGGTTTCGGACAGAAGAACCATCCCATGGATAAATTCGCTGATTTATTTGATTCTCGTCCATGTATTGCGTTCCTATGAGCGCTTTAGCTGCATATTCCCACTCAGCTTCCGTTGGCAGGCGATAATCAGGCAAAATCATACCGCTTTCCAGACTTGGTTTTGGGGGAGCCGTCGAGGTTGTCGCTTCAGCCAGAGCAGGTTCTTCAGCCGTTTTTGATTTCCGCTTGAGCGAGAAGCCGCCCCCTTTCTTCTTCGGCGCGCCCCCTTTGGCTAACTCATTGTTGACCGCATTTGACCGCCAAACTGCATAGTCGCTAGCTTGCACCCACGATACACCCACAACCGGGTAATAGCGAAAAGCAGGATAGCGGAGATATTGAGTTACATACGAATCATTGAACGAAAGCGGGTTTGCCCAAACTGTTGTATCGGGCAAAGCGGCTTTTACAACTTCTTCCGACGAATCACGCGTAATGGCGTTCAGATACTCGAGGTAGTGAACGTTAGCCATTTCAGTTTCATCCATATAAAATGACTGGATCGAAACAGTACGCTCGCGGTTATCGCGGCTATTCATGACGTCCTCTTCGAGGGCTCCCATTGTGAAACGGCCCCCTTCAATAAAGACAAGGTTTGGACCCGCTTTCTGCCCAGCAAACTTCTTTACCTGAAAACCATCTTTCTGGTTGTAAGCAATCCCCGTAGCCGTACTTTGCTTTCCAGGCTTCACGCTGGTTGGGTGCTTGGACTTACAAGATGCAAGGGCCGCCATTGCCAACAGCACGTAAGCCGCTCGTTGCAGGTGATACTTTTGAATCATTGCTCTATTTTGTGTAAAACGTAGGTACAAAAATCGTAATTAATTTGTCAAGGCACCCAGTATTTCATCCAATTGCTCGACAGAAAAAACGTCGGCATGTGTAATGATGGGTCGCCCTTTTGATTCTTTTACTGAACTTTTGGCTGGGTTTCGCTTTAAATACTCAATTACCTTGCCAAATTGGTCAGATTTAAAGAAGTCATCGTTCCCGTTAGAAACGAAGTATCCTTTCATGATATTATTCTTAAGCGTCAGTTTTTCAAGGTATAACTTCTCGGCTTTCCAGCGAACGTTCACCATTTTGATTAGGTTTTCGACTTCTTCAGGCATAGGCCCAAACCGGTCGATCACTTCCTGACGAAAGGCCTGCACTTCTTCCACGTTTTGAAGGCTGTCCAGGCGAGTATATAACGCCAGTCGTTCTGAAATATTCGATACGTATCGTTCAGGAATAACGACCTGTAAATCAGTTTCAATAACGGTATCCGGAAGGGCTAGTTTTAAATCACCAGGTTTCGTTTCGAAGAGGTCTTTAAATTCATTCTCGCGTAATTCCTGAACAGCCTCATCAAGTACTTTATGGTACATTTCAAAACCAAGATCATTGACAAACCCGCTCTGTTCAGCACCCAGCAGATTACCCGCGCCCCGAATATCCAGATCACGCATGGCAATTTTAAAGCCTTCACCCAGATCAGAAAAGTCTTCGAGGGTTTGGAGCCGTTTGCGCGCATCGGCTGTGAGCACCGACGGCGGGGGCGTCAGAAGATAACAGAATGCTTTCCGGTTCGATCGCCCTACCCTACCGCGCATTTGGTGTAAGTCTGACAGTCCGAAATAATGGGCGTTGTTTATCAATATCGTGTTGGCATTGGGAATGTCCAGTCCCGATTCAATAATGTTGGTTGAGATCAATACATCATAATCACCCTCAATGAAGCGGGTCATAATCCGCTCCAGTCGTTCGCCTTCCATTTGGCCGTGTGCTACGCCGATGCGAGCCTCGGGTACGAGCCGCATAATTAGGTTACCGATGGACTCAATATCATTGACCCGGTTATGAACAAAGAAGACTTGTCCACCCCGCCGGATCTCATAACTAACAGCATCCCGAATTGTAGCTTCATTAAATGGGTGAACCTCGGTCGTAACAGGTTGACGATTGGGTGGCGGAGTAGCAATGACCGATAAGTCACGGGCACCCATGAGCGAGAAATGCAGGGTTCTGGGAATGGGTGTTGCCGTTAGGGTAAGTACATCAACTTCAACCCGCATTTCTTTTAAGCGATCCTTTGTTTTTACCCCGAATTTCTGTTCCTCATCAATGACCAGCAGGCCTAAATCCTTGAACTTGATGTCCTTGTTGACAATCCGGTGCGTGCCTATTAATATTCCAATCTCGCCCGAAGCGACACCTTTTAGAATTTCCTTTACCTGAGTGGCTGTCCGAAACCGATTGATGTACTCAATCTTAACCGGGAAATCGGCCATCCGGTCGGTAAAGGTCTTGTAATGTTGCATGGCCAGAATCGTTGTTGGGACGAGTACGGCCACCTGTTTGTTGTCTGTTACGGCTTTGAAAGCGGCTCGGATAGCTATTTCTGTTTTGCCAAAACCAACATCGCCACATACCAGCCGGTCCATGGGGTGTGGTCGTTCCATGTCATCTTTTACGTCATTTGTTGCCTTGGCCTGATCGGGGGTGTCTTCATATATAAAAGACGATTCCAACTCGGCTTGCAGAAAGCTATCTCGGCTATAAGCGTATCCGGGTGCCGTTCGCCGTTTGGCATAGAGCGCAATTAATTCGCGGGCAATGTCTTTGACCTGCTTGCGGATACGTGATTTTTTTTGCTCCCATTCCTGCGAGCCCAACTTGCTCATGGTAGGCGGCCCACCCTCCCGTCCACTGTATTTGGCAATCTTGTGCAAACTATGGATGCTAACCAGCAGGATATCATTATCGCGGTAAATGAGCCGGATGGCTTCCTGCTCGTTACCTGCGTGATCCACTTTCTCAAGCCCCGCAAATCGGCCAATGCCGTAATCAACGTGCGTCACATAATCGCCCGGCTGGAGGGTTTTCAGTTCGCGCAACGTCAAGGCTTTCGATTTCGAAAACTTATCCTGAACCCGATACTTGTAATACCGATCGAAAATTTGGTGGTCGGTAAAACAGGCAATCTTTAGGGCGTCGTCCATGAATCCCTCGCGGAGCCCAATGTTCATCGGCTGAAACGTAACGAACGGATCTAGTTCTTCGAAAATTGTTCGTAAACGGTCCAGTTGTTTAAAGGATTCACCCGCAATAATGTTAGTGTATCCCTTCGCCTGATTGTCACCCAGTGTGTCAATTAAGCGCTTGAAATCTTTATTAAAAGAGGGCTGTGGCTTCGAGCTGTATTGTTGCCTTCCGTCGGTTTTGAAGTAAAACTTGCGCCCGAACTCAACGGTACGGAACCGTTTCAATTCATTCAGGAATGACCGTCGGGTTTCCCACAAAGCGTTTGGGTCTGAAACAACCTGAATACCCCCGCTCGACGCGACTACGGTTGTAAAGCTTTGTTCGGCCTTCTCGTAGCATTTCTCAATAATTTCCAGGGTAAACTCCACATCCTTCGCCCATATGGTTGTAGCATCCGGTAGGAAATCGAAGAACGGTTCTCTGCTTTCCTGAGTAAGCTTAGTCTGGATGTTTGGGATGATGTTGATGAACTCAACAGGGTCTGTAGAAAGCTGTGATTCGGGATTGAATTTGCGAATGCTTTCAACCTCATCGTCGAATAGATCAATTCGAAATGGAAATTCACTTGCGAATGAAAAAACGTCTATGATTCCCCCGCGCACCGAAAACTGACCCGCTTCATACACAAAGTCGGTCTTCTCAAACTCATAGGTTTGCAGTAGTTCTGATACGAAATGAGTATCTAGTTTCTCCCCTACCCGAATTGTCAATGTGTTGGCTTGTAACGATCGTTTGTTGATCACTTTTTCCGAGAGAGCTTCCGGATAGGTTACCATGAGCAAGCCATCTTTCGGAGCCGGATTGAGCTTATTCAGTACCTCGGCGCGCATGAGTACATTCGCGTTTTCAACTTCTTCGTACTGATATGGTTTCTTGTACGACATCGGAAACAGCAGCACTTCACGGCCGAGCAGATTTTGCAAGTCGTTGAAAAAGTAAGCAGCTTCATCCCGGTCTGAGAGAATATAGAGATGATTGCCTCCCACCGACTTGAAGATTGCTGATGCCAGCACGGCATCTAAACTGCCCGCCAAGCCTTTAATTTGTAAACGCTGAGGTTCGTTGGTAGGCTTTCGCGAAAACGGTTCTGTCAGCAGTTTTATGAAATTATCATCGGTATACAAACCGATTAATTCTTCAGGTTTCAAGCGAAAGTCAGATTGTATGTTAAGCACGAAAAGCCGCTGGAAACATATTCCGGCGGCACGTTAGGGTAACAGCAGGTTTGGAAAATTTGTTGCGTTCTGGTTTTATTTCAATGACGACATCAGGGCGTAATCAATGCTTTCTGCATCCAGTGCTTTTCGGATGCGTGGGCTGTCTTCGAAGACCACAATGAGCTCTTTTTTATCAAATGTTTCGTCTTCATCTACCCATTTCCAGTCCTCAGCGGTCGCGTCCAA
It encodes:
- the mnmG gene encoding tRNA uridine-5-carboxymethylaminomethyl(34) synthesis enzyme MnmG, which translates into the protein MYSSYDVIVVGAGHAGCEAANAAASMGSKVLLITMNMQTIAQMSCNPAMGGVAKGQIVREIDALGGLSGIISDKSMIQFRMLNRSKGPAMWSPRCQSDRNVFAWEWRKALEENKNVDFWQDSVNEVVVKDGRVTGVKTNLGVEFFAKAVVLTNGTFLNGQMFIGEKVFGGGRTAERSSTGLTEQLIQLGFESGRMKTGTPPRVDGRSLNYTLMEEQLGDENPGKFSYLNTPTLTKQRSCWITYTNQAVHDELKTGFDKSPMFTGRIKGLGPRYCPSVEDKINRFADKDRHQIFVEPEGWDTVEVYVNGFSTSLPETVQYNALRKIQGFENVRMFRPGYAVEYDFFPPTQLKPTLETQLVANLFFAGQINGTTGYEEAACQGLMAGINAHRNSNEEAEFTIKRSEGYIGVLIDDLITKGTEEPYRMFTSRAEYRTLLRQDNADLRLTEKGYAIGLASQERYDSMVKKRNGVAELTEAIRLAKIKPESINEFLESKGSAPLREKSSLYTLLKRPEIDQVDVINILKSIPEMPSGVGEEIIEQTVIEIKYEDYLNREKQNAEKLDKWENLSINSNFDYDQLKALSFEGKEKLKRLRPSTIGQASRISGVSPSDVSILLVYMGR
- a CDS encoding DUF4175 family protein, which translates into the protein MQSSTSYSTLLQRIDEYKKRYFQNQLVKGSLFFIALLGSGYLFINTAEFVGRFNSIGRGALFFGFLLTVIVGLYLLIIRPLLNLYGLSKPLSNDEAARQIGTFFPEVGDKLLNTLQLQRISTDQSDLLQASLDQRSQQLLINRFANAIQISRNRQFLKYAIPPLALILLILVLNPSFFAKSSTRLVNYNKEFVEEAPFQFIIQNKTMKAFRNEDFPLSVKLAGDVIPQAVYVVANGTRFKLEQSGNQFTYNFDNLQRDLDFHLEASGYNSPEYKVALLDRPSVLSFNVKLDYPGYLNKPSEQLSNVGNLLVPQGTIVNWEFAADHTDSLLFRFNTDAKPTAARLIDDNTFVLNRKLMQNAGYTVSLKNGQVASPSTIQYNVQVIPDRYPQISVDRIQDTVTYNYIALSGLVSDDYGFSKLRLNYKISRNGKPSPLYTKDIPINKSTTSQNFVYNWSLDSLKLGQEDKLEYYVQVWDNDGVNGAKSSRSNQLNFTVPSNAEIQKQVDKSAEKTEEQIDNALSKTQAIKKELQTMEDRMRTKKSSDFQDKKQLQDILQKREELMKEVQKLQEQMQKTNDTQQRFAEKNQAMQDKMEQLQKLFKDLLDPESKQLYEQLKQLLERKQDEKASDMLDRLTRKEKNMERDLDRALKLFKQMQLEQKVNNIAENLEKQAEQLEKQAEQNEKKNETSEEQQKQQEKSQEDFKNTEEQLKEIEKQAEKDELNKPESSEKEQQEIEKDMEEAMKNMKSNQGKQASSKQKKSAKAMKAMSKAMKESMQSSEMEEMQENMDDLRNILDNLITLSFGQERVMKDFRGMSLQDPRVTKLSQEQLKLQDDAKIIEDSLNALASRVVQIQSFVTRELTNMKFYMDESVQQLRDRRLSMASSKQQFAMTSINNLALMLSDVLKNMQQQMNAMAMPGKGKGGKKGQNPSGMGEMQKQLNAKMQQMQKGGKSGRGLSEELSQMAAEQAMIRQMLKKLEENAKGTEAGKQQEKQVKELMEKMDETETDLVNKRVNPTTINRQNEILTRLLESEKALKQQEEDPKRQAEAAKSTKRSTPAFFDSTNFQQKTKQVEVLRSVTPNYNLFYKKEANQYLQKVSK
- a CDS encoding ComF family protein, translated to MIRIIRALLADFADLLFPTLCLGCTNSLGTNEKILCTKCRISLPETNQHKEPYDLNLLNKFAGKVPVRFLASYVYFSKGGIVQKLIHAIKYKGQKEVAKEVAGWYGYQLKSETTLINEIDVLIGVPLHKSRFQQRGYNQADCIAEGLSEALNIPMRTDVLIRNRFKESQTRKNRLERWENVKTVFSVQNEHEIQYKHVAIVDDVLTTGATLEACAVELLQAGCKSVSVLTLAAAHR
- a CDS encoding SUMF1/EgtB/PvdO family nonheme iron enzyme, whose translation is MIQKYHLQRAAYVLLAMAALASCKSKHPTSVKPGKQSTATGIAYNQKDGFQVKKFAGQKAGPNLVFIEGGRFTMGALEEDVMNSRDNRERTVSIQSFYMDETEMANVHYLEYLNAITRDSSEEVVKAALPDTTVWANPLSFNDSYVTQYLRYPAFRYYPVVGVSWVQASDYAVWRSNAVNNELAKGGAPKKKGGGFSLKRKSKTAEEPALAEATTSTAPPKPSLESGMILPDYRLPTEAEWEYAAKALIGTQYMDENQINQRIYPWDGSSVRNPKKGRKQGQMLANFKRGRGDYAGIAGRSNDGAIITAEIYSYPANDFGLYNMAGNVNEWVYDVYRPLSYQDVNDLNPIRRNGYLDESKNYDTKNKQSLIDDKLRVYKGGSWNDVAYWLSPGTRRFLDQDSATAMIGFRCAMIGVGRNK
- the mfd gene encoding transcription-repair coupling factor; the protein is MKPEELIGLYTDDNFIKLLTEPFSRKPTNEPQRLQIKGLAGSLDAVLASAIFKSVGGNHLYILSDRDEAAYFFNDLQNLLGREVLLFPMSYKKPYQYEEVENANVLMRAEVLNKLNPAPKDGLLMVTYPEALSEKVINKRSLQANTLTIRVGEKLDTHFVSELLQTYEFEKTDFVYEAGQFSVRGGIIDVFSFASEFPFRIDLFDDEVESIRKFNPESQLSTDPVEFINIIPNIQTKLTQESREPFFDFLPDATTIWAKDVEFTLEIIEKCYEKAEQSFTTVVASSGGIQVVSDPNALWETRRSFLNELKRFRTVEFGRKFYFKTDGRQQYSSKPQPSFNKDFKRLIDTLGDNQAKGYTNIIAGESFKQLDRLRTIFEELDPFVTFQPMNIGLREGFMDDALKIACFTDHQIFDRYYKYRVQDKFSKSKALTLRELKTLQPGDYVTHVDYGIGRFAGLEKVDHAGNEQEAIRLIYRDNDILLVSIHSLHKIAKYSGREGGPPTMSKLGSQEWEQKKSRIRKQVKDIARELIALYAKRRTAPGYAYSRDSFLQAELESSFIYEDTPDQAKATNDVKDDMERPHPMDRLVCGDVGFGKTEIAIRAAFKAVTDNKQVAVLVPTTILAMQHYKTFTDRMADFPVKIEYINRFRTATQVKEILKGVASGEIGILIGTHRIVNKDIKFKDLGLLVIDEEQKFGVKTKDRLKEMRVEVDVLTLTATPIPRTLHFSLMGARDLSVIATPPPNRQPVTTEVHPFNEATIRDAVSYEIRRGGQVFFVHNRVNDIESIGNLIMRLVPEARIGVAHGQMEGERLERIMTRFIEGDYDVLISTNIIESGLDIPNANTILINNAHYFGLSDLHQMRGRVGRSNRKAFCYLLTPPPSVLTADARKRLQTLEDFSDLGEGFKIAMRDLDIRGAGNLLGAEQSGFVNDLGFEMYHKVLDEAVQELRENEFKDLFETKPGDLKLALPDTVIETDLQVVIPERYVSNISERLALYTRLDSLQNVEEVQAFRQEVIDRFGPMPEEVENLIKMVNVRWKAEKLYLEKLTLKNNIMKGYFVSNGNDDFFKSDQFGKVIEYLKRNPAKSSVKESKGRPIITHADVFSVEQLDEILGALTN